AACTGCAGCAGGAAGGTTGGGCCGTAAGTGTATTTGGCCTTTTCCCTCTTGTATCTTGCGTCAGGAGCCTCGATACCTTCTGGGTACTTGAACGAGTAGATATCATCAACAGGTGAAACCTGATCCAATCTAGCCAAGAACTCTGTCATGGTAATTCTACCATCATCAACATCGGAGTCTTCTTGATCACCCTCGGCCTTTGGTTCCTCACCAGTGGGTTCCTTAGCTTCAGCACTGACTTGCAATTCTGGTTCAGCCGCACTATCAATcttctgctcttcttccacGGGGGCGGTGTTGGCGACCTCGGCTTCCTCAGAGGCTTCGGAAGCCTTTTCAGATGCGTCTTGTGGTTCGGCCTCTCCGGTAGGCTCTGAAGTGGAAGCAGTCTCACCTGGTTGAGTATCAGTTGCAGTGGTGTCAGCATCACTTTTAGCAGATGCTTTagttttcagcttcaacttttctgaaaatgtcaaagGACGAGCTGGTTGGGCGTCTTCCTTAACAGGTTCAGAAGCCTCAGTATTTTCAGTGACAATGCTAGTCTCCTTTTCAGGCTCTGGTGCAGATTCTGGGGCAGCTTCTGGGGCAACTTCTGGGACAGCTTCTGGAGTAGCTTCTGGAGTAGCTTCTGGAGTAGCTTCTGGAGCAGTCTCTGGAGCAGTCTCTGGAGCAGTCTCTGGAGCAGTCTCTGGAGCAGCTTCTGTagcagcttctggaacAGCTTCTGAGATAACTTCTGGAGCAGCCTTCGAAACAGCCTTCACTACAACAGTTTCTGATTGCTCACTTGGCGCATCTGCATCAGTTGCCACGGGAGCCTTAGAAGTAGCTTCAGCAACTGTTTCCACAGAGGGGTTTTGAGTAGTGGCAGAGTCATCCTTTGGCGCATCTTTCGGAATGCTTTCCTCATGAATTCCTTGAGCATCACTCGACACAGCTTCTTGGGTGGCATTCGTCACATCGTTTGAAGAGTTTTCGGATGGCACCTTTGGCGTTGGAGTAGCAGCTTCGGGAGCCGACTCAGTTTTGACCTCTGGTGCAGAAGCAATAACTTCCGCCGTTTGGACTGATGGAGAATCGCCAGCCTTCTTTTGTGCGCGCATCGCTTTTCTCATTCTAACTTGTTCCAAGAAACTCATCTTCAATAAATCATCAGCCGAAGGCTCAGTTTTACTTGGTTCCGGGGTGGCTGGTTTGCTGGGCTCCACAGCAGCTTTGGGTTCAGGAGTAGGTGCAGCAGGTGTACTAGACTCTTTCACGGGCGAGTGAGCGGGCTGCCCGGCGGATGACGAAATGTGCTGGCTGTGAATCGCGTTGAGGTCGACATGCTCTCCAGATCTGTTTGTaatttcaatttttttggaGACAGGAGTCGTTGGTGTCAAAGTAGCAGCAGGCTCAACTGGTGACGCTGAACTGGAGGGACCACCTGCTGGGTTATAGCCTTGAGCAGCCATAGCCGGAACGTAACCGTATCCGTAAGAAGGGTAGAACTGAGGCTGGCCAGCCATGCCATATGACCCGTAAGCCCACTGCATGCCAGGGACAGCACCAGCGCTTCTGTTGTTCTTATGGTGAAAGCCATTTTTGTTATATCTGTGGTTGCCACCGCCGTTTCCGCCATTGTTGCCTTGATATCCGTTGTAGGATTTAGAGTTCGATCTGGAGCCTTTTTGGCCACTGCTTTTTTGACCACTGTTCCTTGGGTATctctgctgttgttggtACGGCTGGTTGGGTTGCACTGGTTGCTGAGACTCAGTGCCAGAGGGTTTTTCGCCCGTTTGTTGCTCGCTCATTTTGGAACTTCTCCAACCGAACTTTCTCTATCAATGAAAAACCCGTAAAGATCTCTAACTTCGATCTTCCGTTAGAATTGCTTCCCACTTCTGATTCCAACAGAATATCACTTCTTTTGCTAGTGAAATCTGTGTGACCTTTTGTTCGACAAGATTGATTCCGATGAGAAGAGTGTTTGatttaaaaattttcttcatccatCAATGTGCTAATAGAAGGGAAAAATTTTGCTTGGTTTCGTGCTGGAAGATGGTACTTATAACGGATACATATCATGCAATTGACGGCCACGCCGAGTGTATAAGTGGTTATTGGTCTAATAAGAGGGCCATATACTGTGAAACCGGCTTTTGATAGTTCTACGCCCTTATTGGCATAGACCGGAGCATCAAAACGCCCTTGTAGCGCTTCCTACTGTGATCTGACCTTAACGCCTCACTGTCGGCATTTCGAGCCAAAGTTCACCAAAGTGCGATGCCTACGGCGCCTGGAGTCGTTTGAAAGAAGGCAGAGTGCAATTACTTGAATAGCTTTGCTACTGAGATGGCTGTCTCATCATTCTTATTCATAACCTTACCGACGGCGAGCTCGAAGTCTTCTTGGGTGACGTGAATTCGCCTCTCCCGGAGTGCAAACATACCTGCTTCTGTACACACACCTTTGACATCAGCTCCCGAACAGCCGTTCATTTTCTCTGCGATCTTGCGCAAATTAATACCACGGGTCAAATTCATCTTTCTGGAGTGGATCCGCAATATTTCAGCCCTAGCCGCAACTGTTGGAGGTGGAAATTCGATTTTACGGTCAATTCTTCCCGGTCTTAGAAGCGCAGGATCCAAAATATCCAGTCTATTGGTTGCCATAATAATCTTAATGTCTTTAGAGGTCTCGAAGCCGTCTAATTGATTCAGCAATTCCAACATGGTACGCTGAACCTCAGAGTCGCCACCACCAGAGCCACCTTCCACACGGCTGGAACCGATAGAGTCAATTTCGTCCATGAATATGATGGAAGGTGCGTGCTCGCGAGCCATGATAAACAGCTCTCTCACCATACGCGATCCCTCACCAATGTACTTCTGCACCAGCTCCGCACCACTCACACGGATAAATTTGCAGTCTGTGTGATGCGCTACGGCCCTTGCCAAAAGCGTTTTGCCAGTGCCGGGCGGCCCATACAGAATAACACCTTTTGGTTGTGCAATTCCAAGACTTTCGAAAAGCTCTGGATGTTTTACAGGCAGCTCAATAACTTCTTTAATTTCCTTAATTTGCTTGGTTAGGCCACCCACCATATCGTAGGTAGAATCTGGCACCTTCTCCACCATCATAAGCGAGACCAGAGGGTCGACCTTGTTCTCTAGGATTTTGTGAAGCGCGTAAGAGTCACTCTTCAGGCACACACGCTGCGATGCTTTGAGGTCTTTGACATTAATGTCTTTCGCGATGTCCACAATATATTTCCCCTCCGGCTGGATCTTGaccaaaaccttcttgTCTGATACCACCTTAACAACCTCGCCCACATAAGAGCCTGGTTCCTGAAGCAGCCTCAGTTCGTCCTTGATGAACCGCACTTTGTCATTTAGTGCATTTCTTTGTGCTTCCAACCTTCTTAGGTTTTGGGTTTTAGCTCTAATCTTGAGCTCCGTGTCTTGTATTTTCTGGTCGAAAAAGGGCTTAATACCACTTTCGTGGGTGTTGAGAGTCACCTCGCTCACTGCTGCTGCACTCA
This is a stretch of genomic DNA from Lachancea thermotolerans CBS 6340 chromosome D complete sequence. It encodes these proteins:
- the RPT6 gene encoding proteasome regulatory particle base subunit RPT6 (highly similar to uniprot|Q01939 Saccharomyces cerevisiae YGL048C RPT6 One of six ATPases of the 19S regulatory particle of the 26S proteasome involved in the degradation of ubiquitinated substrates bound by ubiquitin-protein ligases Ubr1p and Ufd4p localized mainly to the nucleus throughout the cell cycle): MSAAAVSEVTLNTHESGIKPFFDQKIQDTELKIRAKTQNLRRLEAQRNALNDKVRFIKDELRLLQEPGSYVGEVVKVVSDKKVLVKIQPEGKYIVDIAKDINVKDLKASQRVCLKSDSYALHKILENKVDPLVSLMMVEKVPDSTYDMVGGLTKQIKEIKEVIELPVKHPELFESLGIAQPKGVILYGPPGTGKTLLARAVAHHTDCKFIRVSGAELVQKYIGEGSRMVRELFIMAREHAPSIIFMDEIDSIGSSRVEGGSGGGDSEVQRTMLELLNQLDGFETSKDIKIIMATNRLDILDPALLRPGRIDRKIEFPPPTVAARAEILRIHSRKMNLTRGINLRKIAEKMNGCSGADVKGVCTEAGMFALRERRIHVTQEDFELAVGKVMNKNDETAISVAKLFK
- a CDS encoding KLTH0D03784p (some similarities with uniprot|P39935 Saccharomyces cerevisiae YGR162W TIF4631 also called eIF4 (eIF-4) gamma mRNA cap-binding protein (eIF-4F) 150K subunit highly homologous to Tif4632p homologs of mammalian p220), giving the protein MSEQQTGEKPSGTESQQPVQPNQPYQQQQRYPRNSGQKSSGQKGSRSNSKSYNGYQGNNGGNGGGNHRYNKNGFHHKNNRSAGAVPGMQWAYGSYGMAGQPQFYPSYGYGYVPAMAAQGYNPAGGPSSSASPVEPAATLTPTTPVSKKIEITNRSGEHVDLNAIHSQHISSSAGQPAHSPVKESSTPAAPTPEPKAAVEPSKPATPEPSKTEPSADDLLKMSFLEQVRMRKAMRAQKKAGDSPSVQTAEVIASAPEVKTESAPEAATPTPKVPSENSSNDVTNATQEAVSSDAQGIHEESIPKDAPKDDSATTQNPSVETVAEATSKAPVATDADAPSEQSETVVVKAVSKAAPEVISEAVPEAATEAAPETAPETAPETAPETAPEATPEATPEATPEAVPEVAPEAAPESAPEPEKETSIVTENTEASEPVKEDAQPARPLTFSEKLKLKTKASAKSDADTTATDTQPGETASTSEPTGEAEPQDASEKASEASEEAEVANTAPVEEEQKIDSAAEPELQVSAEAKEPTGEEPKAEGDQEDSDVDDGRITMTEFLARLDQVSPVDDIYSFKYPEGIEAPDARYKREKAKYTYGPTFLLQFKDKVNVRPDAEWKEKVASKIVIPPGSVRPGGRSRGDSKFGPGAGFKKSGSLRGMEGRSNSRSSSKRKSKKMGDDRKSNRAYTSRKDRERMAEEDDKPKEDVAPLIPSANRWVPKSKQKKTEKKFAPDGVTELLNKEEAQRKMKSLLNKLTLEKFDPISEEIIKIADQSKWETDCETLKVVIEEIFMKACDEPHWSSMYAQLCGKVVKDMDPEIKEEGNEGKAGPKLVLHYLVDRCHAEFQKGWTDKLPTKEDGSPLEPEMMSDEYYQMAAAKRRGLGLVRLIGFLYRSHLLTAKMMFECFRRLMKDLADSPTEETLESVIELLNTVGEQFEKDRLVQPSGSLEGSTVLDQLFYMLDKITESSEISSRIKFKLVDMKELREVKHWNSTKRDEGPKTIQQIHEEEAAKKAMEERERKMKGSSRSGSRRNNSNSMMGNRSNSRREPVSVSKDSFISTRSSSLRHVQSAAPAKEETPAQKTAVNMFDALMGAESDDDE